The following is a genomic window from Candidatus Poribacteria bacterium.
GATGTCAAACCCTACAAAGTCGCAGAAGTCATCAACGCTGCCATGAACCACCCGAAACTTCGGCATGCCCGGGAACTTGTCATGAAACCTGAAACGGGTGTCATGGAGAAAGTCCAATCGTTCCGATTGACGGATGGCACGTTTATGGTGCCGAGCCGTGAAGTCTTTGAACGCGTCGTCTTGGAAACGAAGATCGATGAAGTGGAATGGGTCAAAGATGTGGCGGACTGTGAGGATATCTCATTGCGTTTCAATGCCCGGTGTATCGAGTTGGGGCTGAATTCCTGCGGTCGTGTGATGTCTTGGAGCGGTGGACACTGCTTCATTATTGCCATCGTTCGCGATGGGGACTCTCTCGGCTTCGCATTCTTGGAACCGCAGACGGACGAATTCCTGACCGACGCACTTGGCGAGGGACAGTATTCGCTCGATAACTGCTTGATACTGATTAATTAGCCATCGCGGTTATAGGACTGACGCAGCTCCTCTTAAAGTCCCCTGGTCCCCCCTGATAAGGGGGGATATGGGGGGTTAAGGAAATTTATTATGCACAGACGGGCACAGATCATCAATGCACTCACGGAGCTTTTCGAGACGCTCAGAGAACCGTCAGTGTTTCCCGTCCAGGTGAAGACGGTTCAGAAGCGGTATGTGCACTGGACGACCCTGGATCAGCAGGGCGCTCTGCCTGCCCTGCTTCTGAATTATGGCGACAACCGGCGGAAACGCAAAGGCGGCAGTGAGGCGCAATATGCTGCGTTGGGTGAAGTCGAGGAGTATCTTCCCTTCGCACTCACAGCAGTGCTGAAAGAGTCGCAAAGCGATCCGGAGGCGTTCTCTGCGAAACCGATAACGGAGCAGGTCTCTGACATGATCTATTCCGTCGAGCGGCTCATCAATGGGAGCAAAGATTTGGGGATAGACGGCGTTTGCAACACGGAAGTCGAGGGCGATAGATCCAGTGAGGGAGCGATTGCTGCCTTGGAAAATGCGCCTTGGGAAGTTGTCAAGTTCAGAATCGTAGTGTCCCATATCTATCGTGCGACAACGTCGGTCTAATACCCGTTCTGAGGGTGTTTTGCTGGGGTGTTCCTCGTAGGTCCCCGTGCCCGTCCGCAAAGGAATAGAAACCATGGCAGCCGAAAAGAAGAGAGCCGAGAAGACGAGTTTTATTCTCGGATATATGGAAGATGGTAACCCCATCACAAATAAAGGGGATATGGTTCCACGGAGGTTCGCGTCGACTTCTTTTAGCCACGACGAGGATTCCGAGAAACAGCAGAGCGAGTCGCTCCGGGGCTCCGATGCGGATGTCTTTGGGGAGGACGGCTTCTTATGGGGAAGCGGCGGCTTCGAGATGGAAGTGCCACTCGTGGGGTCCCTCCATATTCTCCGGACATTGCTACGGGATGCGATGCCCGTCAGCACAGAGATCCCGGATAAAACGCTTGTCGCGGCAGGAACCGATCTCTCAGATGTCGTGAATGACGGTTATTTCACAGAACCGTCAACCGTCAACGTATATGCGGTTGAGAGCGAAAATCTGCGGGGAGGCTCGAATAAAAACGTCAAAAACGACATGCGTGCATTCACAACCGCTTCGTATCTGTCAGAAACCGAGGCGGCGGCACTCACAGTGACGGTTTCTCTAGAGCGCGCGGCACTGCAGAGAAGGAATACAAACGGCACCGTCCAGATTCAATATGCCCCGGTCGAAGGCGAGCGGCAGATGGAGACCCTCACGTTCGCGAATAATGCGCTCACCACACCACAGATGATAACGCTTCCGCAGGGAGCGGTGATTACGCGCGTCCGGACATCGGGCTTCACTGCCGGCACTTTCAGTATCTTTGCACAGGTCGGTGGCACCCTCGCCAGAAACCCGGAACTGAATCGCCCGGGTCGGCTCCGCTTCAAGTTCTCTACAGAAAACGCCGGGGGTCAGATCACCGTCCGGGGCGTGCGCCGCGTCGGACTCGCTTCGGATGACACGCTCCCGATGCGAGAGGTTTTCACACTGAGCACGACCGGCAACGCAACGAAGGACGTGTCGCTCACCAAATACTTCCACAAGATTAATAAGGTCGAGGTCAAGGACAAAGACGGCACCGATGTCTCGTCCGGGACGGTCGAGGTGATCTCGACACCGGGTGGCTATGAAACGACGCTCAAGATGTCTAACGATCTCATCGAGTTGATGATGGAAGCGGAAGTCGGTGGGATCCCGAGAAAGATTACGAGAGGCGAGTTCACTACAGGGCAGTTGAACATCTCAGACACCGTGCGGCTCGTGATCGATATGCTTTCAAAACGTGTTGACAAACGCAGCACGATCGAAGGCGGAGATGCCGAGAAGTTTGTCGCAACCGCCGCAGAACGTCCATCTGAATTCGCGTTCGTTTCGGAGAAGTTCTTCCCCGACTGGGGCGGTTATATGGAACTTGATAGTGAAGCGTTTGTCTTTGATTCGGCAACGGTAGACATCAATCGGAATGAAGATTTCAGTGCAGGTAAACGTGCGAGTCGTTTCCGTGCAGGGTTAGAATCGGGCACTCGGCGGAATGTGACGGCACAGGTCCAAGGCTCATATATCTCAGGCACTTCCGAAGAAGACAAGTTTATTCGATGGGATGAGAAGTTCAGAAACAACGAAGCCGTGGCTGTCAAGATAGCGAACTACCACTGGCCGACAACCGGACGACAGTATTCTATGGAGTGGATCATGGAATACTGTGAAGTCACAAGCCCTGTGCGAGTCGAAGCCACGAGTCCCGGGAATATACCGATTACGGTGGATCTGAAAGCCGTGCCGAATCCAGCAGTCGCGGGTGCTTCTGAACTCACCGTGCGTCTTGTGAGCGATGATCAGTGGACATAGCAGTAGAGAAGCGGGGTCGGTTTGACACCTATCCTTCCCTCCTGTTTCCAACCTATCAACCCAATTAAGGAGTCAGAAAATGGCAGCAGAAAAGAAGCGAGCCGAGAAGACGAGTTTTATTCTCGGGTATATGAAAGATGGGAATCCCATCACAGATATAGATGACATGGTCAAGTTTCCTTCGGGGCTCCCCGACTCGGACAAGGCGGGCAAAATCACACGGTTCGCGTCGACTTCTTTCAGTCACGACGAGGATTCCGAGAAACAGCAGAGCGATTCGATCCGGGGCTCCGATGCGGATGTCTTTGGGGAGGACGGCTTCTTATGGGGAAGTGGCGGCTTCGAGATGGAGGTGCCACTCTTGGGGTCCCTTCATATTCTCCGGGCGTTGCTACGGGATGCGAAGCCTGTCAGCAGAAATATCCCGGACAAAACGATTGTCGCGGCAGGGACAAAAGTGAGCGAGATCGTTAAAGATAAATATTTCACGCACACGCGTGTGACTGTCGTGGATGATCAGGGGCTCACAGGTGGGACACCCACGATTGCAAACGCCCTGAGTGCGTATTCGCAGCATCTGGATAAAATCGAGCTGACCGTTGCCCCTGCCAGTGGTGCGGATTTGGATAATAGTAGCACCCCTGCCACGATTAAAATCACCTATACGGATACTGAGAAGCAGGATACGGACATCACGCTCACCTTCGCGAACAGTGTGAAAGGTGACCCACAGCAGACAGAGATTCCTGCGGGCGCGACGATCAAGAGCGTCGCGACGACGGGCTGGAAAGCCGGTGGTAAATTCACCGTCACGGCGGAGATCCGTGGCAACGCCGATAGAAACCCTGACGCTGACCGTCCGGGTCGGCTCCGCTTCAAGTTCTCTGCCGCCGCGGCTGGCGATCAGATCACCGTCCGGGGCGTGCGCCGTGTCGGACTCGCTTCGGATGACACGCTCCCGATGAAAGAGGTCAAGACACTGACGGCAGCGGAAGCCACTGCGAAAGATGCGACGCTCATCAAATACTTCCACAAGATTGAGAAGATCGAGGTCAACGGCACCGAGGTATCGGGGGCGACGGTCGAGGTGATCTCGACACCGGGTGGCTATGAAACGACGCTCAAGATGTCCAACGATCTCATCGAGTTGATGATGGAAGCGGAAGTCGGTGGGATCCCGAGAAAGATTACGAGAGGCGAGTTCACTACAGGGCAGTTGAACATCTCAGACACCGTGCGGCTCGTGATCGATATGCTTTCAAAACGTGTTGACAAACGCAGCACGATCGAAGGCGGAGATGCCGAGAAGTTTGTCGCAACCGCCGCAGAACGTCCATCTGAATTCGCGTTCGTTTCGGAGAAGTTCTTCCCCGACTGGGGCGGTTATATGGAACTTGATAGTGAAGCGTTTGTCTTTGATTCGGCAACGGTAGACATCAATCGGAATGAAGATTTCAGTGCAGGTAAACGTGCGAGTCGTTTCCGTGCAGGGTTAGAATCGGGCACTCGGCGGAATGTGACGGCACAGGTCCAAGGCTCATATATCTCAGGCACTTCCGAAGAAGACAAGTTTATTCGATGGGATGAGAAGTTCAGAAACAACGAAGCCGTGGCTGTCAAGATAGCGAACTACCACTGGCCGACAACCGGACGACAGTATTCTATGGAGTGGATCATGGAATACTGTGAAGTCACAAGCCCTGTGCGAGTCGAAGCCACGAGTCCCGGGAATATACCGATTACGGTGGATCTGAAAGCCGTGCCGAACCCAACAGACGCGGGTGCTTCCGAACTGACGGTGAAGATTGTTTCGGATGACCGGTGGGTGTAGTCGTCCACAATTTTCCCCACTTTCATAGAAGTATAAGACTTACGCACTGCCTCTTAAAGTCCCCTGCCCCCCTGATAAGGGGGATATGGGGGGTTCGGGATTGAGGGGGTTCAAAATAAGGAGAAACCTTTGAATTCTTCTATTCAGTCACAGCTCGACGATCAGATAAAAAAGAAGCGTTCCGCGCAGGTCGTCGACACCTCCGAGGCACCGGTTCTGTCGCTGGATGTGCTTGAACGGGATAAGCGCGATAGGGACATCGTCGAGATAAATCTCAAAGACCAGACGGCACGGGTTGTCGAAGCATCAGATGCTCCCAAACTCACGAAGCAAGTCCTTGTTGAGAAAGGAAAGCCGATCAAGACGGTCGAGTTGCTTTTCGATGGGCAGGTGTTCCAGGTAGGTGTCCGGCACGGCAAACCGATGCGGGTGGAGGTGGCGCATTCCAGAACGCTGGATGCGTTCAAGGAGCGAATCGCGGATTCCGATACATTGACTGCGGAACTGCTGGAAGAGCGAGAGACAGCGGTTAAGCATCTCTTGATTGCGTCGATGGTTGTCGATCCCGTGACGACACATCCGATGTTCTCCTACCAGCACCAGGGCGACGCGTATCCGATCGAGGACTGCTCCCAAATCCTGTTGAGCGCTTTATGGGAGGCTTACACTGCGATTAACTTCCCCGAGGCAGACGACATCTATCAAGTCGCCGTGCTGCGTGGCACCCCCTTAGACACCGCCCTGCTGCTCGGTGAGACGTTTGAGACGTATCCCGTTGGCGATCTCGGTAAGAAGTTTGTAGATATGTCTGACGAGGAACTTGAGGCGGTGGCGGCACGGAGTCTGGCGCAGCGACGGGTACTGGTCGCTTCGATGCTGCCGGAGGTGGGGCTGAGTTTGAACGGAGAGGGGGCGGAGGCACGCCATCACGATGATCGTGATCGCGTGACCTCCGGAAAGAAAGAGGAAACCTATCCGGTTGAGGATTTATCTGAAGCGATACTGGAGACACTTTTTCAGGCGTACAGAGTTACCAACATAGGGGAGGCAGGGTATAATGCCCTGCAACGATTTTCACGACTGGAGCAAGACAGAGCTGGGCAGGAGACGGATCGCGAATCTGTGGATCACGTCGACGGAGGCGGGGAAACTGCCGAGTGAGCGGATTTGCCCTGATGCCGATATCAATTTTCGATTCAGCATCGATGAATTGTGTGCGGAGGTTGCGGCGAAGGAAAGAGCGAAAAAGCAAAAAAAATGAAAAATGGGTGGGAGAAGCTGAATTACCCCACCCGCGATGGTTAAGAGTATAGCAGGATTCCGAAAATAGATAAAGGGATAGGCTTCGTTAATTGACGATTCCATTTTTAACCCAATCTGAAAAATAAATTCGCATTTAGAGATTTCCAATGGCTACTGATGTTTCCATACGCTTTCGGGCGCAGAGTGTTGAAGCCCGACGCGAGATAGAGCAACTTCAAAAAGAGGTCCAAGGCTTGCGCCAACACCTCGGTCAGACGGCGCGTGCCGCGGAGACTGCTGAAACCGGGGTCCAGCACCTCGGTCAGCAATCGCGCCAAGCGGCAGGTGGGGTTGATAAACTCGGCGACGAAGCCCGTGAGACTGCCCAAGAGATGACGCTGCTCGGGAATCGGTTTCGGAACACCGGCAGAAGTGCTATCGAATTCAGCAGTGTGACAGGCATTGCGACAAGAGGCATTGGCACATTTACGGGTTCACTCGGTCTGCTTCGCAATACATTGGGTGCACTCGGGATCGCCGTCGCAACACAGCAGATCGGTCAGTTCGGTGTTGAAAGCGTGCAGGCGGCGGGTCGGATGGAGCAGTATATCCGGGCGACCACGCAGATTGAAGGGTCTTCGGAAGCGGCACAACAGCGGATTGAAGCTCTGATTGAGGTCGCCAATTTGCCGGGCTTGAACTTCGAGGCACTCACCCGATATTCAAACAGGCTCCGTGCAGCAGGGTTTGCGGCAGATGATACCGACAAAATTCTGTTGACGGTCGGTCAGACGATTGTTGCACTCGGGGGTTCTGCGGAGAAAGCCGCGCTTTCAATGGAGCAGATCATTCAGGCGATCCAGCTCGGCAACATCGACATGCGCGACTTCAGAACCATCATCCAGCAGATCCCTGGATTTCTTGAGGTGTTGGGTGATGTTCACGGGGTCGAAGCGAATATTGATGGCTTGAGAGAAGCGTTCAATAACACAGGCGGTTCGATGCGCGACCTGTTGATTCCGGCGTTCGATGAGTTGGCACGTCGGTTTGAAGGTCCACCGGCGGATTCTTACATCGTCGCGCTGGACACGCTCGAGAACGCCTTCTTCCTACTCCAAGCGACGATCGGGGATCAGTTCCTTCCGGTCGTTGTCCGGGGTGCGCAAGGGTTAACAGAATTCTTTGAAGCCGTCCGTGCAGGTATCCAAGACACATCCACGTTGCCTGAACCGATCCAAGAGATTATCGCCGGTGCGCAGGCACTCTTATCGGCGTTAGAGGCTGTCGGTGGACGGCTCGCGGGGATCTTAGGACCTTCGGTGCGTCAAGTCGGCACGGAGTTCGCCGGGCTATTAGGGTCGGTGTTAGAACTTGCGGGCTCACTCTTGAATCTGTTGAGCCCTATTTTACAAGGACTTACGTATATCACGGGGACGGTTACCGCCGCAGTTGCGCAACTCGCTGACCAGTTGAGCACCCTGATCACCGGTGTGAGCGACGGCGTGAAGTGGTTAACGTTTTGGAGCGATGAGGAAGATAAAGCGGCGACAGCAACGGACCGGTTGACGACATCCGTGGCGGCAGCGACAGCGGCACTCGAAGAGAATGCGAGCGTCGGGGACAAACAGCGTGCACGGCTGAGTGCTTTACAGCAGGAGCTACAAACCACGAACGCGAGTATCGCAAGGTATGAGGCAGAACTCCGGAAAGCAGGAGCAGCAGGGGTTTCTAACCGATCCACGGACCAGTTTGAACGGCTCTTGCAGACGGCACGAGAACGGGTGCCGGAACTCACAGCAGAGATCGAAAGGCTCACGGCTGCGTATGGCGGGCTGACGGCGGAATTGGGGAGCGATGCCACCGCAGTCGAACGACAGGCAGCGAAACTCAAGGATTTACAGACAGAACTTACCACGGCAAAAGCAGCGGTCGAAAGATACGAACAGGCCCTTGCGAAAGCGAGGGCAGAGACGCTCGGTGAGACGAATTCCGCGATTGAACATTATACGCGACGGCTCGAAGGTGCTAAAGCGGAGCAAGCCCGTGTGAACGCTGAGATCGGCAAAGCAGAAACGCAGTTGACTGTCCTGAAAAATGCGACTACAGAGGCGACGGGCGCGACAGATAAGAACACAGCCTCCGTCAAAGCAGCGAATGTTGAATATACCGAGTATAGACAGTTCATCAGAGACGCTACACAGGAGATAAAAGCGTTCTCGGAACTGAATGCCGGACTGGAAGGTTTTAGCGATTTCTGGCGTGTCGCGGCAGGGGCAGCGGGTGAATATTCTTCTGCGGTAAACCTCGCCACTGTTTCTGTAACGAACCACGCCGCAGAACTCGAAGCGCTCCACAACGCCGGGTTCTTTGATGGGTTGGACGATCCCATCGCCGACTACGTCGCTGGACTCCACGCGACATCGGAAGCCGCGGATAACGCCTTGGGACCCCTGAATCGCATCATCGGGTCGGTCCACAGCGCGGATACCGACTTCCGGAACGCTGAAGAACGGCTCCGTAATTTCGACGATGCGTTCAAACGCTCTGAAGTCACGATTCCACGGGTAACATCGGAGATGCGCCAATTTGCGGGGCAGGTCCCGGAGGCAACGCAAGAGGTTATCGAATTCCGGCGGGAGTTGGAGGCGCTGAACCGGACGGGACAGGACATCGATTTGCGTTCCGTTGCGGATGCGTTGAACATCGAAGCCGTCCCGGTACAAGGTGCGGCTCTGGGGGGACGAGACGCTTACGTTCAATACTTGAAAGACAACGCCCTCAACATAGGCGAGGAATTGGCGAGCCAGGCACTCCGGACGACGGCGACCCTTCGGCAGATTGAAAGCGATCGGGTGGAGAACCTTGCCGACCTGGAGCAGTCGTATTCCGATAAGATAATTGCGATCAACGAGGAGAAACGTCAGAAACTCGCTGAGATCGAACAGGAGATCGAAGAAGAACGCGTCCGGCGGTTGGCAGCTATCCAAGCGACGTTCGACGCGGCGAAGGATGCTGAAGTCGAGGCGCGACAGGAGGCGGCAGACCGGATTCTTGCGATTGAACGGAAGGCAGCAGAAGATCGCGAACGCCTCCGGGAACGACTCAACGATCGGCTCCTTGAACTCGAGCAGCGACGCGATGAACGGATACAGGAACTCACAGACGGATTGGTAGCACGTGAACGGGACCGCCAAGAAGAGATTCTCGCCATCACGGAACGGGCAGCGGATGCCCGGGCAACCGCGGAAGCACGGTATGCCGCCCGCGTCCAGGAAATCAACAATAGGTTAGTTGAAAGTGTTCGGGAGATCCAGCGCGGACTCCAGGAAGAGATCGCATCGCTGGAAGCGGGGTTCGTTGCGCGGCAGGCGGATCGTGCGGATGAGATTGTGCGTATCACGCAGGAGGCGGCAGAGGCGAGGGCTGCTGCGCATGAAACGTTCACTGAGACGATGGAGGGTGTCTATCGCGACCTCGTCACGGCGTGGGATGCCCTTGAGGAGGGGTTCCTTGAGCGGCAGGAAGATCGCGCCGAAGAACGGGTTGCGATAGAAGCACGGGCGGCAGATGCCCGGATCGCGGCGCATCAGGCATACACCGATAGCGTTGCGCGGATGAGCACGGACTTAGTGAACGACATCCGGCGCATTGAAGCTGAGATCGTCGATGTCCAGCAGCGGGCAGCGGAGGACCGGTTCGCGATTGAGCAGGAATCGATTGAAGACCGCGCCGAAGCGAATGCAAGTTATGCCCGGCGACGTGATGAGATCGAGGCGGAACGGGAACGGGGCCTTGAGGAACAGGCGCGTCGGTTCGCCGCGATCCAGCGGGAAGCAACGCAAGCACGATTGGAAGCCGATCAGGAATATGCCGATACGTTTCAGGATATCCAAAACGATCTCGTAGACACGGTGGTCGACATCCAGCGCGATTTGAACGACACGCTCAACGATTTACGGGACGAGCAGATAGATGCGGAACAGGATCGGTTAGACGCTCTCGTTGACCTGCATGCCGAGACGCAACAGAAACTTGAGGACTTAGAGCGGGACAAAAACCGAACCATAGAGGACCTGCGTGAGGAATACCAGCGCGACCAACTCGATGCTGCTACGCAATTAGACCGAGACTTACAGGACGCTGAAGGCGATCCAGAGAAAGCGGCGGCGGCACGTGAGCGGTTTAACCGACGGCTTCAGGACCTGACGCGCGGATTCCATCGCGACGTCTTAGATTTACAGAAACGGCAGCAGCGACAGCGTGAGGATTTGGCACGACAAGCGGCGGAGCGAGAGATTCACATCGCGGAACAGGCGGTCCGACGACAGGCGGAGATCGCACAGCAAGAAACCGAAGCCCGGGCACAGGCACAGGCAGGTA
Proteins encoded in this region:
- a CDS encoding tape measure protein, with product MATDVSIRFRAQSVEARREIEQLQKEVQGLRQHLGQTARAAETAETGVQHLGQQSRQAAGGVDKLGDEARETAQEMTLLGNRFRNTGRSAIEFSSVTGIATRGIGTFTGSLGLLRNTLGALGIAVATQQIGQFGVESVQAAGRMEQYIRATTQIEGSSEAAQQRIEALIEVANLPGLNFEALTRYSNRLRAAGFAADDTDKILLTVGQTIVALGGSAEKAALSMEQIIQAIQLGNIDMRDFRTIIQQIPGFLEVLGDVHGVEANIDGLREAFNNTGGSMRDLLIPAFDELARRFEGPPADSYIVALDTLENAFFLLQATIGDQFLPVVVRGAQGLTEFFEAVRAGIQDTSTLPEPIQEIIAGAQALLSALEAVGGRLAGILGPSVRQVGTEFAGLLGSVLELAGSLLNLLSPILQGLTYITGTVTAAVAQLADQLSTLITGVSDGVKWLTFWSDEEDKAATATDRLTTSVAAATAALEENASVGDKQRARLSALQQELQTTNASIARYEAELRKAGAAGVSNRSTDQFERLLQTARERVPELTAEIERLTAAYGGLTAELGSDATAVERQAAKLKDLQTELTTAKAAVERYEQALAKARAETLGETNSAIEHYTRRLEGAKAEQARVNAEIGKAETQLTVLKNATTEATGATDKNTASVKAANVEYTEYRQFIRDATQEIKAFSELNAGLEGFSDFWRVAAGAAGEYSSAVNLATVSVTNHAAELEALHNAGFFDGLDDPIADYVAGLHATSEAADNALGPLNRIIGSVHSADTDFRNAEERLRNFDDAFKRSEVTIPRVTSEMRQFAGQVPEATQEVIEFRRELEALNRTGQDIDLRSVADALNIEAVPVQGAALGGRDAYVQYLKDNALNIGEELASQALRTTATLRQIESDRVENLADLEQSYSDKIIAINEEKRQKLAEIEQEIEEERVRRLAAIQATFDAAKDAEVEARQEAADRILAIERKAAEDRERLRERLNDRLLELEQRRDERIQELTDGLVARERDRQEEILAITERAADARATAEARYAARVQEINNRLVESVREIQRGLQEEIASLEAGFVARQADRADEIVRITQEAAEARAAAHETFTETMEGVYRDLVTAWDALEEGFLERQEDRAEERVAIEARAADARIAAHQAYTDSVARMSTDLVNDIRRIEAEIVDVQQRAAEDRFAIEQESIEDRAEANASYARRRDEIEAERERGLEEQARRFAAIQREATQARLEADQEYADTFQDIQNDLVDTVVDIQRDLNDTLNDLRDEQIDAEQDRLDALVDLHAETQQKLEDLERDKNRTIEDLREEYQRDQLDAATQLDRDLQDAEGDPEKAAAARERFNRRLQDLTRGFHRDVLDLQKRQQRQREDLARQAAEREIHIAEQAVRRQAEIAQQETEARAQAQAGIATAETEAGVSFEAAQANYVPALSAHEQALLAHAEALNRINQDTAAATEAVEHARSEALQTEIDEIAEATKILTEALGAVTAAEQERLRTLQMETSAATQALREQRTDAETRTGLTFEEALANYTPAVDLNTQALQALTDALAQAETERVSALGGVDTAGAADRFTTQAAQQALETGAGVSIEAARANFVPALSSAAQATLTLNQTIRDLDTSFQGAIAAIQTAGLVDRQSVDAAVQEAIAAAVAQQTALQTQAGTTFAAASLTFQPGLSDIAQAGVDRDTALSGIDETETAEIDAANAQGIADRLATDAAITEARDTYIKARDAEIFKHNVAMLKLNTAEAADIKAIHETLRGDLTSITAKLDAELAEIRETKTVFDTRIAELIDKINQQANFDVANLKEDTAAMRVELEAIAAEQRNNAWKGALLKLASTGITIAGVAAGTALGNPVAGLAAGQVVGGLVEQGGNELFHFESTDRIARNLARSTAYRRSRPAPNYLPDANQLRNARDVSREIVAGLTEGLEQRSRSDGGFGSASQQAGVPEEINATVVLQWPDGATIELRDQMIRLQDQDRSL